In a genomic window of Piliocolobus tephrosceles isolate RC106 chromosome 1, ASM277652v3, whole genome shotgun sequence:
- the UTP25 gene encoding digestive organ expansion factor homolog isoform X2, which translates to MECFTGLFVEPVISWVSRKEAKPQICQLSESSDSSDSESESESEPEQVSGYHKLLATLKNVSEEEEEDEEEEEEEDSIVDDAEMNDEGGGSDVSVEEEMAAESTESPKNVPLSADPEGKEDGEGPPGTSQASPEEFTDAKHESLFSLETNFLEEESGDNSSLKASQDPFLQHVNKELKEKEIQAVATNPKTTHELKWPILGQLVFSSKFQKLETFKPPKDIDLKSLHLQKPLESTWTKTNSQFLSGPQKSSSPFTPLQKELFLIMNSYRDLFYPESTALKNGEEIRHVYCLHVINHVLKANAQVLGNNSRRRGQKFGVGDDDDFRDQGLTRPKVLIVVPFREAALRVVQLFISLLEGDSKKKIIVSNKKRFQGEYGSDPEERPPNLKRPEDYEAVFVGNIDDHFRIGVAILQRSIRLYAPFYSSDILIASPLGLRTIIGGEGEKKRDFDFLSSIELLIIDQADIYLMQNWEHVLHLMNHMNLLPLDSHGVDFSRVRMWSLNNWSKYYRQTLLFGALQDAQINSVFNKYCVNMQGQVAVRNVPMTGSISHVLVQLPHVFQRMEAENLASVIDARFNFFVNKILPQYHDAVMSHTLIYIPSYFDFVRLRNYFKKEELNFTHICEYTQKSGVSRARHFFLQGEKQFLLFTERFHFYKRYTIKGIRNLIFYELPTYPHFYSEICNMLRATNRGEEATWTCTILYSKYDAQRLAAVVGVERAAQMLQSKKNVHLFITGEK; encoded by the exons ATGGAGTGCTTCACGGGCCTTTTTGTTGAGCCCGTAATTTCATG GGTTTCCAGAAAGGAAGCAAAACCACAGATTTGTCAACTG tcAGAGAGTTCAGATTCTTCAGATTCTGAAAGTGAATCAGAGAGTGAGCCAGAACAAGTTTCTGGCTACCACAAACTACTtgctacattaaaaaatgtttctgaggaagaagaggaggatgaagaggaggaagaggaagaagacagtATTGTAGATGATGCAGAAATGAATGATGAAGGTGGTGGTAGCGATGTCAGTGTGGAAGAAGAGATGGCTGCAGAGTCTACTGAAAGTCCAAAGA ATGTACCTTTATCTGCTGACCCTGAGGGAAAAGAAGATGGGGAAGGGCCACCGGGCACATCACAAGCATCCCCCGAAGAGTTCACAGACGCAAAACATGAGTCACTGTTCAGCCTGGAAACCAATTTTCTGGAAGAGGAAAGTGGAGACAACTCTTCTTTGAAAGCATCTCAAG aTCCATTTCTTCAACATGTGaacaaagaactgaaagaaaaagaaattcaggccGTTGCCACAAATCCCAAAACCACCCACGAGCTTAAA TGGCCTATCCTGGGCCAGCTTGTCTTTTCCTCTAAGTTTCAGAAGTTGGAAACATTTAAACCCCCAAAGGATATTGACTTAAAGTCACTTCATCTCCAGAAGCCTCTAGAATCCACCTGGACCAAGACCAATAGCCAGTTCCTATCTGGTCCCCAAAAATCAAGCAGCCCATTCACCCCCCTCCAGAAAGAACTCTTCTTAATTATGAATTCTTACCGGGACCTGTTCTACCCAGAAAGCACTGCCCTGAAGAACGGGGAAGAGATCCGCCATGTGTATTGCCTGCATGTGATAAATCACGTCCTCAAAGCCAATGCCCAGGTGCTTGGCAACAATAGCAGACGCCGAGGCCAGAAGTTTGGAGTGGGTGATGATGATGACTTTAGAGACCAAGGGTTAACAAGGCCCAAG GTACTGATAGTGGTGCCATTCCGGGAAGCTGCTTTGCGGGTGGTGCAGCTCTTCATCAGCCTCCTCGAGGGTGACAGCAAGAAGAAAATCATTGTGAGCAACAAAAAGAGGTTTCAGGGAGAATATGGATCAGATCCCGAGGAGAGACCACCCAACTTGAAGAGGCCTGAGGATTATGAAGCCGTGTTTGTGGGCAATATTGATGACCACTTCAGGATTG GAGTGGCAATACTTCAGAGAAGCATCCGACTCTATGCCCCGTTTTACTCCTCGGATATCCTCATTGCTTCCCCCCTGGGTTTGAGGACCATCATTggtggagaaggagagaagaagagagattttgactttctgtcttctaTTGAGCTTCTCATCATTGATCAAGCTGACATTTACCTGATGCAGAACTGGGAGCATGTCCTG CATTTGATGAATCACATGAACCTGCTACCCCTGGACTCACATGGGGTTGACTTTTCTCGAGTGAGGATGTGGAGCCTCAATAATTGGTCCAAGTACTATCGCCAGACACTGCTATTTGGGGCCCTTCAGGATGCCCAGATCAACTCAGTGTTCAACAAGTACTGTGTCAACATGCAAGGCCAG GTGGCCGTGAGGAATGTCCCAATGACAGGCTCTATCAGTCATGTCCTGGTGCAGCTCCCACATGTCTTCCAGAGGATGGAAGCTGAAAACCTAGCTTCAGTGATTGATGCCAG GTTTAACTTCTTTGTGAACAAGATTTTGCCGCAGTATCATGATGCAGTCATGTCTCACACGCTCATCTATATCCCCTCCTACTTTGACTTCGTGCGTCTTCGAAATTACTTCAAGAAGGAGGAACTGAATTTTACTCACATCTGCGAGTACACGCAGAAGTCCGGTGTCTCCAGGGCCAGACACTTCTTCCTTCAAGGAGAGAAACAGTTTCTACTTTTCACAGAGCGCTTCCATTTCTACAAAAG GTATACAATAAAAGGCATCAGGAACCTGATTTTCTATGAACTGCCGACATATCCACACTTTTACAGTGAAATCTGTAATATGCTGAGAGCCACCAACAGAGGAGAAGAGGCCACGTGGACCTGCACAATTCTCTACTCCAAGTATGATGCCCAGAGGTTAGCTGCCGTGGTTGGTGTGGAGCGGGCGGCACAGATGCTACAATCCAAGAAGAATGTCCACCTCTTCATtactggagaaaaatga
- the UTP25 gene encoding digestive organ expansion factor homolog isoform X1, whose protein sequence is MGKRRSRSQSQLLNTLTKKQKKHLRDFGEEHPFYDRVSRKEAKPQICQLSESSDSSDSESESESEPEQVSGYHKLLATLKNVSEEEEEDEEEEEEEDSIVDDAEMNDEGGGSDVSVEEEMAAESTESPKNVPLSADPEGKEDGEGPPGTSQASPEEFTDAKHESLFSLETNFLEEESGDNSSLKASQDPFLQHVNKELKEKEIQAVATNPKTTHELKWPILGQLVFSSKFQKLETFKPPKDIDLKSLHLQKPLESTWTKTNSQFLSGPQKSSSPFTPLQKELFLIMNSYRDLFYPESTALKNGEEIRHVYCLHVINHVLKANAQVLGNNSRRRGQKFGVGDDDDFRDQGLTRPKVLIVVPFREAALRVVQLFISLLEGDSKKKIIVSNKKRFQGEYGSDPEERPPNLKRPEDYEAVFVGNIDDHFRIGVAILQRSIRLYAPFYSSDILIASPLGLRTIIGGEGEKKRDFDFLSSIELLIIDQADIYLMQNWEHVLHLMNHMNLLPLDSHGVDFSRVRMWSLNNWSKYYRQTLLFGALQDAQINSVFNKYCVNMQGQVAVRNVPMTGSISHVLVQLPHVFQRMEAENLASVIDARFNFFVNKILPQYHDAVMSHTLIYIPSYFDFVRLRNYFKKEELNFTHICEYTQKSGVSRARHFFLQGEKQFLLFTERFHFYKRYTIKGIRNLIFYELPTYPHFYSEICNMLRATNRGEEATWTCTILYSKYDAQRLAAVVGVERAAQMLQSKKNVHLFITGEK, encoded by the exons ATGGGCAAACGCAGGAGCCGGAGCCAGAGCCAGCTACTCAACACCCtaactaaaaagcaaaagaaacatcTTCGAGATTTCGGCGAGGAGCATCCCTTCTATGACAG GGTTTCCAGAAAGGAAGCAAAACCACAGATTTGTCAACTG tcAGAGAGTTCAGATTCTTCAGATTCTGAAAGTGAATCAGAGAGTGAGCCAGAACAAGTTTCTGGCTACCACAAACTACTtgctacattaaaaaatgtttctgaggaagaagaggaggatgaagaggaggaagaggaagaagacagtATTGTAGATGATGCAGAAATGAATGATGAAGGTGGTGGTAGCGATGTCAGTGTGGAAGAAGAGATGGCTGCAGAGTCTACTGAAAGTCCAAAGA ATGTACCTTTATCTGCTGACCCTGAGGGAAAAGAAGATGGGGAAGGGCCACCGGGCACATCACAAGCATCCCCCGAAGAGTTCACAGACGCAAAACATGAGTCACTGTTCAGCCTGGAAACCAATTTTCTGGAAGAGGAAAGTGGAGACAACTCTTCTTTGAAAGCATCTCAAG aTCCATTTCTTCAACATGTGaacaaagaactgaaagaaaaagaaattcaggccGTTGCCACAAATCCCAAAACCACCCACGAGCTTAAA TGGCCTATCCTGGGCCAGCTTGTCTTTTCCTCTAAGTTTCAGAAGTTGGAAACATTTAAACCCCCAAAGGATATTGACTTAAAGTCACTTCATCTCCAGAAGCCTCTAGAATCCACCTGGACCAAGACCAATAGCCAGTTCCTATCTGGTCCCCAAAAATCAAGCAGCCCATTCACCCCCCTCCAGAAAGAACTCTTCTTAATTATGAATTCTTACCGGGACCTGTTCTACCCAGAAAGCACTGCCCTGAAGAACGGGGAAGAGATCCGCCATGTGTATTGCCTGCATGTGATAAATCACGTCCTCAAAGCCAATGCCCAGGTGCTTGGCAACAATAGCAGACGCCGAGGCCAGAAGTTTGGAGTGGGTGATGATGATGACTTTAGAGACCAAGGGTTAACAAGGCCCAAG GTACTGATAGTGGTGCCATTCCGGGAAGCTGCTTTGCGGGTGGTGCAGCTCTTCATCAGCCTCCTCGAGGGTGACAGCAAGAAGAAAATCATTGTGAGCAACAAAAAGAGGTTTCAGGGAGAATATGGATCAGATCCCGAGGAGAGACCACCCAACTTGAAGAGGCCTGAGGATTATGAAGCCGTGTTTGTGGGCAATATTGATGACCACTTCAGGATTG GAGTGGCAATACTTCAGAGAAGCATCCGACTCTATGCCCCGTTTTACTCCTCGGATATCCTCATTGCTTCCCCCCTGGGTTTGAGGACCATCATTggtggagaaggagagaagaagagagattttgactttctgtcttctaTTGAGCTTCTCATCATTGATCAAGCTGACATTTACCTGATGCAGAACTGGGAGCATGTCCTG CATTTGATGAATCACATGAACCTGCTACCCCTGGACTCACATGGGGTTGACTTTTCTCGAGTGAGGATGTGGAGCCTCAATAATTGGTCCAAGTACTATCGCCAGACACTGCTATTTGGGGCCCTTCAGGATGCCCAGATCAACTCAGTGTTCAACAAGTACTGTGTCAACATGCAAGGCCAG GTGGCCGTGAGGAATGTCCCAATGACAGGCTCTATCAGTCATGTCCTGGTGCAGCTCCCACATGTCTTCCAGAGGATGGAAGCTGAAAACCTAGCTTCAGTGATTGATGCCAG GTTTAACTTCTTTGTGAACAAGATTTTGCCGCAGTATCATGATGCAGTCATGTCTCACACGCTCATCTATATCCCCTCCTACTTTGACTTCGTGCGTCTTCGAAATTACTTCAAGAAGGAGGAACTGAATTTTACTCACATCTGCGAGTACACGCAGAAGTCCGGTGTCTCCAGGGCCAGACACTTCTTCCTTCAAGGAGAGAAACAGTTTCTACTTTTCACAGAGCGCTTCCATTTCTACAAAAG GTATACAATAAAAGGCATCAGGAACCTGATTTTCTATGAACTGCCGACATATCCACACTTTTACAGTGAAATCTGTAATATGCTGAGAGCCACCAACAGAGGAGAAGAGGCCACGTGGACCTGCACAATTCTCTACTCCAAGTATGATGCCCAGAGGTTAGCTGCCGTGGTTGGTGTGGAGCGGGCGGCACAGATGCTACAATCCAAGAAGAATGTCCACCTCTTCATtactggagaaaaatga